The stretch of DNA TGCTGGATGTGAGCCTGTGGGGTAGGGCAGCATTTGcaatttttgctattttaaacaGGCAATGAATAATTAATGCAGAACATTAATGACTAAATCGATTGTCTAATTTATTAATTAGTATTTGAGTTATTCTGTTTGGTCCACTTGGCAAGTCACAGGAAAGTTATTTCAGTAACAGCAGGTCAACACCATGGTGGAAGTTCACTCAAAAGTTCCAGCTCCAGCCAATCATGAATGGAAATGTGAGAAGAAATGGAAGATACACTCCTTTAAACAGAGGAATTGGGTTGTTTCAATACGGCAATAATGGACATGAAAGGGTTAAGTCAAAATGTCAGGCTAAGAATTAGAATTTGGAAAGCTAATTTGCTTTATTATAGAACAGTGTACTTTTGACTTCTTGGCCAGCTTTGGGAAAACTAATCAgtctgggggcagggggaagagaCAGAGTGAAGAGCACCCTTTGTAGGACTCTGGGTCATGTGATGGCATCAGGAATCACTGCAGACCTCAGGAGAGTAAGGAATGTGATGTGCTCCCACTGCAAAGATCCTCCTCCTCTCTAGCCCCGCATCCTTAAGGGCAGTAACACCACTCCCTTAGGGAAAGCTTCTGGAGGAGCAGCTCTAAGCCAGCTAAGTGTTACTAGAGTGCACTTCAAGGGTGTTTTTAGAATATATCACTAGAACTAATAAGTTGCCTTAAACATTTCAGAGATAAAGAGGAGCACAGAAAACCAAATGCAGCAAATTCTAACAAAATTATACAGCAAAGACTCAGGTAGACTACTGCGTGTTTATTGATAAAACAGcactttctttttgaaaaccaACTGGTTTTTAAGTTAAACCTGATCAAAGTACATCAGTCTTGGTGGACTTTAAGACAATTCACACAGGCGCTTTTGGTGAGGAATCCATATTCCAGCTACAGGGCAGGAGCTCGAGGCCATGGTCCCCACCTCTCTGCTCAGCTTACCCTCGAGTGTTCACCTGCAAGGAGGGCACACAGTCAGGCAGAAGAAATCACAGCATACATCACAATTCCTCCTTTGTTTAAAGACCCTGGGGTTTTAGTGACTCTAATTCCCTGCTTTATGGTGTGGTATTTATAGTGCATTTAATTTTAGCTGCAGTTATTAAAAGGCTGAATGGTCTTAAGCAGCACACAAACTGAGAACACTCTACACAGTAGCTGTATTTTGAAGCGCAGCAAACAAATGACAACATCCTGGTGCTTGTGAAGGAAAGATAACCCAACCCACGATGCCAACGCCACTCACCACATCATCAATCTTGAGAATGCTGCGCACGGTTTCTGTCGCAAGGGTCAGTGCACTCAAAGACACCAGCAGAGGCTGCACGACCAGCTCCTCCAGGATGTTGGAAATGCCACCCTAGGGGAACAAGGAGCCTTCACTTTGCGCAAGACAGACTGCAGTCACATttagcacattttattttagcagaATCCTGAGGGCAGTCAACTCCTAGACTATCACAGGGCTTTCATCTGCAACAGGGGCATTACAGCACACATCTTCTCCCCCCAGGCATTTGAGATATCCAGTAAAAATCAGCCAACAGAAAAAGTCAAGAGTGCCAACTGAGAAGAAGCTGTGGTGCTACTCCCagcttaaaaacaccttccactgCAGATCATACTGATGTGTCATTCTAAACTGATCTACTGTTGTAGCTGAAATGCTGTTGTAGAGACATGAGATGTTTCTTGTCCTTTGGGTACGGCGTTTGATACCAATGCTCAGGGTAAGCTTGTAAGAGAACAAGCTGCAATTTCCCTCTGTTACTTTTAAGGAGGCTACTGCTATGCAGCACCAACTTGCCCTCTCACTAGTCCAGCCCTAAGGTTAAGCATTTCTCCTGTAATACCCAGGTATTCTAACCCCTTATTACCTTTCTGACGTTAATGCcagctgttttctctccttggGCATGTCTGTTTCTGAGCTCTGTTACCGTGGAAATGGGATTGAGCCCTGCGTTCTCAGCCAGGGTGGAGGGAATGACTTCGAGTGCATCCCCGTAGGCACGGACACAGTAGGACTCCATCCCCTTCAGTGTCCGTGCGTACTCATTCAGCCGCAGCGCCAGCTCGATCTCCGGGGCTCCACCACCAGCAATCAAAGCCCTGAGAGCACAGAAATGACCATCAAACCTCGCTTCACTGAAGTGCACACACCATCAGGCTTTATGTGTCATTAATTAACCAAACTGAGACAATACCTTTTCTTCACTAAGCACCTTATGACACACAGGGCATCGTGAATGGAGCGCTCGGCTTCCTCCAGGACGAGTTTGTTGGATCCACGTACCACGATGCTCACAGTTTTGCCAGGGTTTGTGCAGCCTGTAATctaaaacataaaaccaaatactgacactggggaaaaaaattaaagtttggGACAAAAAGACACTGCCATTGGcactttttaaactgtgtaaCAGCACTGATGTCTGGCCAAGCAAAGCCACTGCACTGCCAAAGTCAGTAGCTACTCAGAGCTTAGAAGTAGGTACTTAAATGTAATAAATTACACAGTAAAAAACATTAAAGCTACCAGTTATTAATATAACTGACAGATGCTAAGTGGGTATTAACATTTTGTGTCTCACTCACCTTTACTAGTTTCCCAGAACCGTTCAAGTTGAcctcctctgccagctcagcagagcccagcatgTCAGGGGTGAACTGGTCAATGTGAGCCACAGGCTTAGTTCCAAttgtctgaaaaaataatgggaaaaaaaattaatccagagGCTGACTGCAGAGTCAGCAAGTACACTGCATGTTGTTCTTCTGCATAGGACAGTAAAATGCAGAAGGGACTGTGGCTTTTACATCTGTCCTGAATCCTTCCATACAAGTGTGactgctcagcagagcaggaatgttTTTTAGGGAAATGTCTGTTCTTGCATTATAGTCAAAAGATGAAACTTGTGAAAATGTCACAATGAACTGGCCCTGGCTGGGCAGTTAGTTTCGGGGTAGATTTTAAACACTGTTGCTTATTTATATGACCCACCTTACCTTACATATAAACTCAATGTCCTCTCTTTCAATGTCTTTAACCACCATGATCTTAACTTTGTTCAGAAAATGGAGGGCCAGGTCACTGAGAGCATCCCTGAAAATGAGAGGGAAGGAGTCAGTTCCCAGGGCTCAAATTCTTCAGAGTACAAAGTAAGGATGTCATCAAACTCAAAATACAGACAAGGCTGGTGCTTTCTAAAGGTACAGTCACTGTTACTCTGCCAAGTGTGACTGTGTTTGGCTTCAGTTTTCCAAACAGTTCCAACTGTCCCCCTGAGCACGCACCGAGAGCTGGTGCCTGGGTATTAACGTACCGCAGAATGGACTTCTGAATGAGCAGCACATTGCACCCAGCCTTCTTGATCTGCTTCACCAAGTTCAGGATGTAGGCCCTCTCCTCACGCAGCACCCTGTCCATTTGAGCATAATCAGAAACAACTATCTGGTTGTCCAtctatttaaagaaagagaaaagcaagtatTGTGAGCTGACTTTAAAAGCAAGTATAAAAATGTTACATGTTTTTCAACTTAAGATGCTGTAATTATATAACAGCAAAATACTATGAGACAGTTCAGTATTTCTcataatttaaacaattttcttttttataccaACTAATTTTTTTAGTACCCAGAAGCCCCCCACTCTAGCTGTGGCACAGAGTTGACACCACAGCAtcttaaaaaaacatttgttACTACATTTGCATGTCCCAAGTCCTAGAGCACGAGGTTTTGCTCTAGCCACAGTCTGACTTACATCTGTTTTTGGAGCAGACAAGCAGAACTGAATGAGGCCAATTTTAGCTTTTTCCACTCTGGTTACACCGGTATTTGCCACCTTCTGAGTCAGGACGAGTCCCTCAACCAGTTCACAATCATCAATTGTGCCTCTGGAAGCAAACACAACCCATTACTGGAACACTCTGGGAAACTGATTTCACAGAGACAAAATCTGTCTAATTACAAATTGTTTCTTACCCCAACTTCTTCACAATTTTAATATCTCTGAGGTCCACACTATTGGCTGTAGCTGGGTCAATCACCTTCATTACTGCATCCACACTCATTGGAGAAAGTAAACTAGAATACTGACACACAACCTAAGGGATtcaacagcaaagaaaacatggtGAGAGACTTCACACTGAAAAGCAGTGTCAATATTGTGACAATATTGTCATtgtgtttcagtgtttgatGTCAGAACTTTGAAGCAAAGATATCTTAACATGGCATTTTCTTAATGGCTGCTCCTTGGCAAGGACAGAGCAGCTATGCTGGGGGAAAACCCACACTCAGGGGTGCACAGAAAATGGAACTACTTTTTCTCAGACTTGAGAAGCTGAgaggcctggctgggctggagctgccagtCCAAGTGCAGCTGTACCTTGGAGTTGAGGGAAGTTGTTGCACTGTTCAGCAGGGTCTCCCTGTCACTGAGCTCCACGGGCTGGGCCATGTTGGTCAACACCTCGATACCTTTATCCAGAGCCTTCTGGAATGACTCCGAAATGATGGTGGGGTGAATTCCTGTGCAGAGCATAAAAAATGCCTGTTAGACACTTCATGCTTtcaaacatactttttttttggttttttcttcatctctttccattttaaaacttcagatACTCAGGTCAGAATGAACTAAAGGCACTTCAGCAGAATGTTCTTCACGGGTGTATGACCTCCCTTATTACTCTGCTATtaaaactgaggcaaaaagCTGTAACATTCCAAGTAAATTGTCCTCACAGCCAAGTCTTGCACATTTCCTGGTGATCCCTGACATCCCAGAAGCACTTTCTCCAAGTTCTCTGGGCATTcttaaagctgctgctgttcagctgaTGCCTGCGAGGAGGCTGACACTGacttaatttcagattttcaaagacTGTTTTCCTACAGTTCTGTATGGAACTCCTCAAT from Corvus cornix cornix isolate S_Up_H32 chromosome 3, ASM73873v5, whole genome shotgun sequence encodes:
- the CCT4 gene encoding T-complex protein 1 subunit delta, whose translation is MPESAPGRAPGGAGNRAKGAYQDRDKPAQIRFSNIAAGKAVADAIRTSLGPKGMDKMIQDAKGDVTITNDGATILKQMQVLHPAAKMLVELSKAQDIEAGDGTTSVVVIAGALLDACSRLLQKGIHPTIISESFQKALDKGIEVLTNMAQPVELSDRETLLNSATTSLNSKVVCQYSSLLSPMSVDAVMKVIDPATANSVDLRDIKIVKKLGGTIDDCELVEGLVLTQKVANTGVTRVEKAKIGLIQFCLSAPKTDMDNQIVVSDYAQMDRVLREERAYILNLVKQIKKAGCNVLLIQKSILRDALSDLALHFLNKVKIMVVKDIEREDIEFICKTIGTKPVAHIDQFTPDMLGSAELAEEVNLNGSGKLVKITGCTNPGKTVSIVVRGSNKLVLEEAERSIHDALCVIRCLVKKRALIAGGGAPEIELALRLNEYARTLKGMESYCVRAYGDALEVIPSTLAENAGLNPISTVTELRNRHAQGEKTAGINVRKGGISNILEELVVQPLLVSLSALTLATETVRSILKIDDVVNTRG